AAACTGAAGGAGAAAGCATTGTTATTCTCGAAATTAACGTTTCTCCTGAAGATGTCGGTAAAATAATCGGCAGAGAAGGTAGAATTGCAAATGCCATCAGAACTGTTGTCAAAGCTGCAGCTGCAAAACAAAGAAAAAAAGTAACTGTTGAAATTATAACTAAATAACCTAAGGAGATTTTAATGGATGACAAAAAGAAATCTAAGTCGGTTACTTTAAAGAGAACAGTGACGATAAAAGCTATTGTTACAGAAGATTTTAGAAAATAC
The sequence above is drawn from the Candidatus Margulisiibacteriota bacterium genome and encodes:
- a CDS encoding KH domain-containing protein, producing the protein MKQLVEIITKALVDNPDEVRINETEGESIVILEINVSPEDVGKIIGREGRIANAIRTVVKAAAAKQRKKVTVEIITK